Proteins encoded together in one Peribacillus asahii window:
- a CDS encoding SMI1/KNR4 family protein produces the protein MITEYNGWEVVFMGDLLKAYNGDTDVIIDGFNIFKSGRRGTFEGSIKLIEPNYGAEKWFQNYKIETEKFVVYYAEAEVYNTIYCIWAKKEPKSIETVIPTFKEPGNEQTVEESDITQTLKHIKPTSAAVSEKMGIFRRVEGLETFIEKYNVLSFKEIWDEYASFMESKYKDNLVSLKPGNSRERIENAVKQLQLKIPDDFLELYTICDGNDTDEWIDKIEETGVAYAHIFGNPLMSIEEIEQEVKGNLNWEKPDESIKSIPAGKVKTNPMLHKKIPIYHDGGGNFFAIDLDPDLHGTYGQIIWVDHEYEEREVFASSLKEFIVIIYFFVKELGVIDNGEGYDGEMSYTEYIDRTV, from the coding sequence ATGATAACTGAGTATAACGGCTGGGAAGTTGTTTTTATGGGTGACTTACTGAAGGCTTATAATGGAGATACAGATGTGATTATCGATGGATTTAATATATTTAAAAGCGGCAGGAGAGGGACATTTGAAGGTTCTATTAAACTAATTGAACCTAATTATGGTGCTGAAAAGTGGTTTCAAAATTATAAAATTGAAACTGAAAAATTTGTCGTGTATTATGCGGAAGCAGAAGTGTATAATACGATTTATTGCATATGGGCCAAAAAGGAACCTAAGTCTATTGAAACAGTCATACCAACATTCAAGGAACCTGGTAATGAACAGACAGTAGAGGAATCTGACATTACACAAACACTAAAACACATTAAGCCAACATCCGCTGCAGTATCCGAGAAGATGGGGATATTTAGAAGAGTAGAAGGGTTAGAGACGTTTATAGAGAAATATAATGTACTAAGCTTTAAGGAAATATGGGATGAGTATGCTTCTTTTATGGAGAGTAAATATAAGGATAATCTAGTTTCATTAAAACCAGGCAATTCTAGAGAAAGAATCGAAAATGCGGTCAAGCAGTTACAGTTGAAAATTCCGGATGATTTTCTTGAATTATACACGATTTGTGATGGAAACGATACAGACGAATGGATTGATAAAATAGAGGAAACCGGTGTTGCTTATGCACATATTTTTGGCAATCCACTGATGAGTATTGAAGAGATTGAGCAGGAGGTTAAAGGGAATTTAAATTGGGAAAAACCAGATGAGAGTATCAAGTCTATCCCAGCAGGCAAAGTAAAAACAAATCCTATGCTACATAAAAAAATTCCTATTTATCACGATGGTGGAGGTAATTTTTTTGCTATTGACTTAGATCCTGATTTGCATGGAACATATGGACAAATCATTTGGGTAGACCACGAATACGAAGAGAGGGAAGTGTTTGCTTCAAGTCTCAAAGAGTTTATCGTTATTATTTACTTTTTTGTAAAGGAACTAGGGGTAATCGACAATGGGGAAGGTTACGATGGTGAAATGAGCTATACAGAGTATATCGATAGAACCGTTTAA
- a CDS encoding homoserine/threonine efflux transporter: MDSLLTYISIAAMMVVIPGADTMLLVKNTLRYGPKAGRYTVLGMATGLSFWTLIAILGLSVVIAKSVILFSTIKYLGAAYLIYLGIKSFFAKSVFSLEEIQAQANAPTNSSGRHNTESFMQALLSNVLNPKTVLVYITVMPQFIDLNGNVNQQLIVLASILTLLAVLWFLILVYVIDYAKKWLNNSKFQKVFQKSTGLILVGFGVKTGI; encoded by the coding sequence ATGGATAGCTTACTAACATACATTTCAATTGCTGCAATGATGGTTGTTATACCAGGGGCAGATACTATGCTCTTGGTGAAAAACACACTCCGCTATGGTCCAAAAGCTGGACGTTATACGGTTCTCGGAATGGCAACAGGACTTTCTTTTTGGACACTTATTGCTATTCTTGGATTATCTGTTGTCATTGCAAAGTCTGTAATTCTTTTTAGTACAATCAAATATTTGGGAGCTGCTTACTTAATTTATTTGGGTATAAAAAGTTTTTTTGCTAAAAGTGTGTTTTCTTTAGAGGAAATTCAAGCACAAGCGAATGCACCTACTAATTCTTCAGGTCGGCATAATACAGAGTCCTTTATGCAAGCATTACTTAGTAATGTTCTTAATCCAAAAACTGTTTTGGTTTATATAACTGTCATGCCTCAATTTATCGATTTGAACGGAAATGTAAATCAGCAATTGATTGTGTTAGCATCAATCCTTACTTTACTTGCTGTATTGTGGTTTCTAATCCTTGTTTATGTAATTGATTACGCAAAAAAATGGTTGAATAACTCCAAATTCCAGAAAGTATTCCAAAAATCAACTGGCTTAATTTTAGTAGGTTTTGGTGTTAAAACAGGGATTTAA
- a CDS encoding TrmB family transcriptional regulator yields the protein MKEVIFETLKKLNFTEYEAKAYLTLLEESPLTGYAVAKNSGVPRSKIYEVLDSLTVRGDILVSPGNTPQYTPVPAKELIKNRRREAEENFELAEKSLAEFERSANDRENIWNITGRNEILDKVKECILSAKKRILLEVWKEEFEELESELRQAEKRGVNVTIIAYGEIESDFANVYLHYMGHEITEEYGGRWIVISADDSEVVAGIVSLGKDSRAAWTRHVGLVMPITEVMIHDLYLMEVMERHRDLLEESFGENLVNLRRKFSIHPDFKKHYVK from the coding sequence ATGAAAGAAGTCATTTTCGAAACATTAAAGAAGCTAAATTTTACCGAATATGAAGCGAAAGCATATCTTACCTTATTGGAGGAATCTCCATTAACTGGATATGCAGTAGCGAAAAATTCTGGTGTACCACGTTCAAAAATATATGAAGTTTTAGATAGTCTCACCGTACGAGGAGATATTTTGGTTAGTCCTGGAAACACGCCACAGTATACCCCTGTTCCTGCAAAGGAGCTAATTAAAAACCGCCGAAGGGAAGCGGAAGAGAATTTTGAACTGGCAGAAAAATCATTAGCGGAGTTCGAACGTTCTGCAAATGACCGTGAAAATATCTGGAATATCACGGGACGCAATGAAATACTCGATAAGGTAAAAGAGTGTATATTATCTGCAAAAAAAAGAATTCTCTTAGAGGTCTGGAAAGAAGAATTCGAGGAATTGGAGTCTGAACTAAGACAGGCAGAAAAAAGAGGAGTCAACGTAACAATTATTGCTTATGGGGAAATCGAATCTGATTTTGCGAATGTTTACCTTCATTATATGGGTCATGAAATTACAGAAGAGTATGGTGGAAGATGGATTGTTATTAGTGCAGATGATTCAGAAGTAGTAGCAGGTATTGTCTCACTGGGGAAAGATAGCCGTGCAGCATGGACAAGGCATGTAGGTTTAGTAATGCCAATTACAGAAGTTATGATTCATGATTTGTATCTCATGGAAGTTATGGAGAGACATAGAGACCTTTTAGAGGAAAGTTTTGGGGAAAACCTCGTGAATTTACGCCGTAAATTTTCCATTCACCCAGATTTTAAAAAACATTATGTAAAATAA
- a CDS encoding competence protein CoiA, with translation MLTAKSRDGTLITLPEILTANMLALIKASAPYYCPCCATELVIKAGAMKIPHFAHKSNTSCHASSEPESPYHLLAKRQLFSWLKDHGYQAELEAYLPVIKKRADILVKSEEKTYAFEFQCSTISEAVFIERTESYKSLDITPIWILAEKNIKRVDAQEFRLSAFQWLFVTGVSAYPFLWTYCPERNQVFSLKGITPFSPATVFAERTAASLQLLSPKHLIPRIHEQFPFITLWRYKRKSWCLHRVKTANLHNPFFLALYRHRLTAATLPIEVGIPVKGMTLIKTAAIEWQAWLYLDVLHKRELGQFVQLRTFLQSFQKRVAKGVITLRTLPLVKRDAFHPVYEYISFLVQAGYLIETTAGCYKLTKAITIPKTMMEQEELEKMFYHEYKWMLEKNNIIYNEKA, from the coding sequence ATGCTAACTGCCAAAAGCCGTGATGGGACGTTGATCACTTTGCCGGAAATACTTACAGCAAACATGCTCGCTTTGATTAAAGCGTCTGCTCCCTATTATTGTCCTTGCTGTGCAACGGAGCTTGTTATTAAAGCAGGAGCTATGAAAATTCCTCATTTTGCCCACAAAAGTAATACCTCTTGTCATGCCTCGTCAGAACCTGAGTCACCTTATCATTTACTTGCGAAACGACAACTTTTTTCTTGGTTGAAGGATCATGGTTATCAAGCAGAATTAGAAGCTTATTTACCAGTTATTAAGAAGAGGGCGGATATTCTAGTAAAGAGTGAAGAAAAAACATACGCCTTTGAATTTCAGTGCTCGACTATTAGTGAAGCCGTATTTATCGAACGAACAGAATCCTATAAAAGCCTCGATATTACACCAATTTGGATTTTAGCTGAGAAAAATATAAAAAGAGTGGATGCTCAAGAGTTTAGACTATCCGCTTTTCAATGGCTGTTTGTAACAGGGGTCAGTGCCTATCCTTTTTTATGGACGTATTGTCCAGAGCGCAATCAAGTATTTTCCCTTAAAGGCATTACGCCTTTTTCTCCTGCAACCGTGTTTGCCGAAAGGACCGCTGCTTCATTACAGCTTCTTTCACCTAAACACCTTATTCCTCGAATCCATGAACAGTTCCCATTTATTACACTATGGCGTTATAAACGGAAAAGCTGGTGCCTTCATCGTGTGAAAACAGCTAATCTACATAACCCATTTTTTCTCGCTTTATATAGACATCGTTTAACCGCAGCGACATTGCCTATTGAAGTCGGAATTCCAGTCAAAGGCATGACGCTGATTAAGACGGCTGCGATTGAGTGGCAAGCCTGGCTCTATTTAGATGTTTTACATAAAAGAGAGCTAGGGCAATTCGTGCAATTACGAACGTTTCTGCAGTCTTTTCAAAAAAGAGTCGCTAAAGGTGTGATTACATTAAGGACGTTACCGCTAGTAAAGCGTGATGCGTTTCATCCTGTTTATGAATACATCTCCTTTTTAGTACAAGCAGGTTATTTAATAGAGACGACAGCAGGCTGTTATAAGCTAACGAAAGCAATCACCATTCCCAAAACGATGATGGAACAGGAAGAACTGGAAAAGATGTTCTACCATGAGTATAAATGGATGCTTGAGAAGAACAATATCATTTATAATGAAAAAGCTTGA